The Heptranchias perlo isolate sHepPer1 unplaced genomic scaffold, sHepPer1.hap1 HAP1_SCAFFOLD_1473, whole genome shotgun sequence genome has a window encoding:
- the LOC137309108 gene encoding zinc finger protein 106-like, with amino-acid sequence MGKERKCILCHITYSSKTEMDEHMRSMLHHRELENLKGRDCKHECRICRVTVVGLSAYAKHISSQLHKEKVDTQEREENRKDDGKDEEYFDKELVQLIRQRKEQKGKSDTSTPGNRATDGDDRRYRRTWEDRQAYSEPMSKYKQSSWHHESAGEQEWDWETQDYGNCRASGFQHCHWKANSGGPSNRHSSGSRGSNSWHPNGTGGAPNWYSKHNWHSSGSGGAASWHSNNQGGASNWNANSSGNGENPSHYVTNWPNARLQPCNKSSSAEESDRKWSKGKVHKLNKMETRIARDRRAWEKKAQGWRRAADGRGAALPQRDPADRWKLSDYTFQNCQMDFTSDDVPSQGMLSFNNMESALSKEDQSGGKSSSPSRDKRRRWAPYRSHKSPELLPVAKDPATRSKSSEESGSGCTSLQLKDLEVQHKSSAASAPEKVTEEPSNGASLPIQRGCSTENETKAPNKNGLQVSVTLCTKSSSSPTPEFISCASNPDPKSLSKESKPLCGAESGKPTGTPKSETHGRSPSHNARLQPNSAPSPSGAQLSTRATASQNAQPSMGVPDSNIKYQMDSGLSEVLRRAREALRCSQSERRQTEGVKHGLRASCRQSSEGNKENCKNNNNKMAHKSQHLAGDGNPTNESLSGCEEISDEEFADIAEVVELAVSVDSASTHSGQGQPCSNTTKEQIAALYTQHAATSELSATKSDSKTSSTSESGEQLQSTFPFTLIESKNNNEIQSSVHSETFDNCSSDSELQNGGAQSSSHLLSELNKLGLPSSVQRDLTRHINSKSRPGTHVPEPNLNIARRIRSIGSQRKSESEKESGLKPTLRQLLNVSRRHVNWDQVIQQVAKKKQELGKGLPRFGIEMVPSVQTGLEALELDEDENLSSLEGFQWEGISIAPAGPIRKRSLSESSVITDKRSIYSLFGDQVKVEEGAEAKERAPSISSSRQPPISPGPNPPAARDSPASPDTLQFGSSGGATQRAGSHSLADNTTSSTQGLPPVKTEGGSNSPLASESASSPNSVPGESCLVSAGDISHRQSTLETDGELKVFAQQSSSDAVQGPNAADGATDSSYTSGGELNDTQALGKKRRATVDGLSPEVPGLETKNKRRKIKCKR; translated from the exons GGACTGCAAACACGAATGCCGAATCTGCAGGGTGACTGTGGTGGGCCTCTCGGCCTATGCCAAGCACATCTCCAGCCAGCTCCATAAAGAGAAGGTGGACACCCAGGAAAGGGAAGAGAACCGGAAGGACGACGGCAAAGATGAGGAATACTTCGACAAGGAACTCGTTCAACTGATCAGACagcggaaagaacaaaaagg AAAGAGTGACACCTCCACACCAGGGAACCGGGCAACAGACGGTGATGACAGGAGATACAGGAGGACATGGGAAGATCGGCAGGCGTACTCTGAGCCTATGAGCAAATATAAGCAGTCATCATGGCACCATGAAAGTGCAGGAGAACAGGAATGGGACTGGGAGACACAGGATTATGGGAATTGCAGAGCGAGCGGTTTTCAGCATTGTCACTGGAAGGCCAATTCAGGGGGTCCGTCGAACCGGCATTCATCAGGCTCAAGGGGATCAAACAGTTGGCATCCGAATGGCACAGGGGGGGCACCTAACTGGTATTCTAAACATAACTGGCATTCCAGTGGATCAGGGGGAGCGGCTAGTTGGCACTCCAATAACCAAGGGGGCGCATCCAACTGGAATGCCAATTCCAGTGGCAATGGGGAAAACCCATCTCACTACGTGACCAACTGGCCGAATGCGAGACTCCAGCCTTGCAACAAAAGCAGTTCTGCGGAGGAGTCGGATAGGAAGTGGAGTAAAGGAAAAGTCCACAAGTTGaacaaaatggagaccagaattgcaaGAGACCGGCGTGCCTGGGAGAAGAAAGCGCAAGGCTGGAGACGGGCAGCTGACGGCAGAGGAGCAGCGTTGCCACAGAGAGATCCAGCGGACAGGTGGAAGCTGAGCGATTACACCTTTCAGAACTGTCAGATGGATTTCACCAGTGATGACGTGCCGAGTCAAGGAATGTTGAGTTTCAACAACATGGAAAGTGCACTGAGTAAAgaagatcagagtggggggaaGAGCTCGAGCCCATCAAGGGATAAGAGACGTCGCTGGGCCCCTTACCGATCTCATAAATCCCCAGAACTGCTCCCGGTAGCCAAGGACCCCGCTACTAGAAGTAAAAGCAGCGAAGAATCCGGGAGCGGTTGCACGTCGCTACAACTGAAAGATCTTGAGGTACAACACAAGAGCAGTGCTGCCTCGGCCCCTGAGAAGGTGACTGAGGAACCAAGCAATGGTGCAAGTCTTCCGATCCAACGGGGATGCTCTACTGAGAATGAAACAAAAGCACCCAACAAAAACGGGCTCCAGGTTTCTGTCACGCTTTGCACCAAATCGTCATCTTCTCCTACTCCCGAATTCATATCCTGTGCTTCAAATCCAGACCCGAAGAGCCTTTCAAAAGAAAGTAAACCTTTGTGTGGTGCAGAAAGTGGGAAGCCCACGGGCACACCCAAGTCGGAAACACACGGGCGTTCACCATCCCATAATGCCAGGCTACAGCCAAACAGTGCCCCAAGTCCGTCAGGAGCTCAGCTTTCAACACGAGCTACCGCAAGCCAGAATGCACAGCCCTCAATGGGTGTGCCGGACAGTAACATTAAATACCAGATGGACAGCGGTTTGAGCGAAGTGCTCAGGCGGGCCAGAGAAGCACTGAGGTGCAGTCAGTCCGAGCGCAGACAGACGGAGGGTGTGAAACACGGCTTGCGGGCGAGCTGTCGACAGTCCTCAGAGGGCAACAAGGAGAACTGTAAAAATAATAACAATAAAATGGCCCACAAGTCGCAGCACTTAGCAGGCGATGGAAACCCAACGAACGAATCGCTGTCAGGCTGCGAAGAAATAAGCGACGAGGAATTTGCTGACATCGCAGAAGTCGTCGAGCTAGCTGTGAGTGTAGACTCCGCCAGCACCCATTCAGGACAGGGGCAGCCGTGTTCAAATACAACAAAGGAGCAAATAGCTGCATTATATACCCAGCATGCTGCGACTTCCGAACTCTCGGCCACAAAAAGTGACTCTAAGACCTCCTCGACTTCAGAAAGTGGTGAGCAGTTGCAGTCCACTTTCCCCTTCACATTGATTGAATCAAAAAACAACAACGAAATCCAAAGCTCTGTGCACAGCGAAACCTTCGATAATTGTTCCTCAGACTCGGAGCTGCAGAACGGAGGGGCTCAGAGCTCCAGCCACCTCCTGTCGgaactgaacaagctggggcttccCAGCTCTGTACAGAGAGACCTCACCCGTCACATCAACTCAAAGTCTAGGCCGGGGACTCACGTCCCCGAGCCCAACCTCAACATTGCTCGGCGAATCCGAAGCATAGGGAGCCAAAGGAAGAGCGAATCGGAAAAGGAATCGGGTCTGAAACCGACCTTGCGTCAGCTGCTGAATGTGTCACGCCGTCACGTCAACTGGGATCAGGTCATCCAGCAAGTCGCTAAGAAGAAGCAGGAGCTTGGCAAAGGTTTACCAAG GTTTGGGATTGAGATGGTTCCCTCAGTGCAGACCGGCCTGGAAGCTCTAGAGCTGGACGAGGATGAAAACCTGTCCTCTCTGGAAGGCTTTCAGTGGGAGGGGATCTCCATCGCTCCAGCCGGACCCATCCGGAAGCGCAGCCTCTCTGAAAGCAGCGTGATCACGGACAAACGGTCGATTTACAGCCTGTTTGGTGATCAGGTGAAAGTAGAGGAGGGGGCAGAAGCCAAGGAACGTGCTCCCAGCATTTCAAGCAGCCGGCAACCTCCGATATCTCCAGGACCAAACCCACCGGCTGCTCGCGACAGCCCTGCCTCCCCTGACACTCTTCAGTTTGGCAGTAGCGGCGGTGCAACCCAGAGGGCAGGTTCCCACTCGCTGGCCGACAACACCACCTCCTCAACCCAGGGGCTTCCCCCGGTGAAGACCGAAGGAGGCTCAAACTCGCCGCTGGCATCTGAGAGCGCCTCCTCACCGAACAGCGTGCCAGGGGAGAGCTGTCTCGTTTCCGCTGGTGATATCTCCCATCGGCAGAGCACCCTCGAGACAGACGGGGAGCTCAAGGTGTTTGCCCAACAAAGTTCCTCGGATGCGGTTCAAGGGCCTAACGCAGCGGATGGTGCGACCGACAGCAGCTACACATCCGGGGGTGAGCTCAACGACACCCAGGCCCTGGGGAAGAAAAGAAGAGCAACTGTT GATGGTCTGTCTCCGGAGGTCCCTGGCTTGGAAACGAAGAATAAGAGAAGGAAAATCAAATGCAAAAGAG